One part of the Paenibacillus silvisoli genome encodes these proteins:
- a CDS encoding LacI family DNA-binding transcriptional regulator, protein MDVKIVDVALKAKVSPTTVSRVLNNNPLVKPKTREKVLRVIEELHYVPHAAAKNLRQQRTMTIGIIVPDVRVSYYTDVVKGIQTKAYAEKYKIVICDTNNDRVIESEYLKLLSDRSVDGMILVASMLTNQEVQEMVDRGYAVGIIGRSIQNSKVLNVHTDNVQSAKEAVNHLIEQGHRDIAFLSGYPNAMDSYDRLEGYIKALKEHEIPFNPSYVENGNFNETGGYEAIRRLWEKGLQFTAVFSANDEMALGVYRACQERGIAIPRELAIVGVDNDRVSQYLSPTLSTVNQPKFQMGYKLAEKMINRLNDEDYEQERVTVLESELIVRQSSVRK, encoded by the coding sequence GTGGATGTAAAAATAGTAGATGTGGCGCTGAAAGCGAAAGTGTCGCCGACCACCGTTTCACGGGTGCTGAACAACAATCCGCTCGTCAAGCCGAAAACGCGCGAGAAGGTGCTGCGCGTCATTGAGGAGCTCCACTACGTGCCGCATGCCGCCGCCAAAAATTTAAGGCAGCAGCGTACGATGACGATCGGCATCATCGTGCCGGACGTAAGAGTGTCGTACTACACGGACGTGGTGAAAGGCATCCAAACGAAGGCGTACGCCGAGAAGTACAAAATCGTCATCTGCGATACCAATAACGACCGCGTTATTGAGTCCGAGTATCTGAAGCTGCTCAGCGACAGAAGCGTAGACGGCATGATACTCGTGGCTTCGATGCTGACGAACCAGGAAGTGCAGGAGATGGTAGACCGCGGCTACGCGGTTGGCATTATCGGACGCAGCATTCAGAACTCCAAGGTGCTGAACGTGCATACCGATAACGTCCAATCGGCCAAGGAGGCGGTCAATCATTTGATCGAGCAGGGCCACCGCGATATTGCGTTTCTAAGCGGCTACCCGAACGCGATGGACAGCTACGATCGTCTTGAGGGCTACATTAAAGCGCTCAAGGAGCATGAAATTCCGTTCAATCCGTCGTATGTGGAGAACGGCAATTTCAATGAAACGGGCGGCTATGAAGCGATACGGCGGCTTTGGGAGAAGGGCTTACAATTTACCGCAGTGTTTTCGGCCAATGATGAGATGGCGCTTGGCGTCTATCGGGCATGCCAGGAGCGAGGCATTGCGATTCCGCGTGAATTGGCCATCGTCGGCGTAGATAACGACCGGGTTTCCCAGTATTTATCGCCTACGCTGTCAACCGTGAACCAGCCGAAGTTCCAAATGGGCTACAAATTGGCGGAGAAAATGATCAACCGCCTGAACGACGAAGACTACGAGCAGGAACGCGTCACCGTGCTGGAATCGGAATTGATCGTCCGGCAGTCGTCGGTGAGGAAGTAA